From the genome of Rathayibacter sp. VKM Ac-2759, one region includes:
- a CDS encoding SPFH domain-containing protein, with the protein MQSDLLWIVVAGIAVGVLLLLAIIGFFIFRAWYQVPQADEAIVIVGKKQKGDDGLTSNMTVITGGGAFVNKLTQRSDRISLRSRQIKMEPVAQTKNGVTIHLAGVALVKIGSTADQVRAAAERFASQDQSIDVFTTEQLEGALRGVVAKLSVEEVMQDRQKLGDEIAEGIKGDLLAQGLVLDSFAIQGVTDRNGYIEALGAQEIERVRREADVARINAAREVKARQLATDEANLIEQTAYDKNTAAAKSEVGRANAEAEQAENLARAEREQAVLVQRAENRQAELDADVKRVADAEKYRRQTEADADAYGREKKASTDRQVAQQVSDAEAYAVQRQAEARQASAAAEAAALSARAEAEAHALRAKAGAEAEALRANATAEAEAIRAKGEASAAAIQAEAEALRENQEAILGRELIGQLPSLMAEFAKGYQNVGTVTLIGGDTAGTHIAREQAASLAATFDSVKSATGVDLGAILQGQAFGRGVASTSGASEPADPTVIPSTS; encoded by the coding sequence ATGCAATCCGACCTGCTCTGGATCGTCGTCGCCGGCATCGCCGTCGGCGTGCTGCTGCTGCTCGCCATCATCGGCTTCTTCATCTTCCGTGCCTGGTACCAGGTGCCGCAGGCCGACGAGGCGATCGTGATCGTCGGTAAGAAGCAGAAGGGCGATGACGGGCTGACGTCCAATATGACCGTCATCACGGGCGGCGGTGCCTTCGTCAACAAGCTGACCCAGCGCTCCGATCGCATCTCGCTGCGCTCCCGCCAGATCAAGATGGAGCCGGTCGCGCAGACCAAGAACGGCGTGACGATCCACCTCGCGGGCGTCGCCCTCGTCAAGATCGGCTCCACGGCCGACCAGGTGCGCGCCGCCGCCGAGCGCTTCGCCTCGCAGGACCAGTCGATCGACGTCTTCACGACCGAGCAGCTCGAGGGCGCCCTCCGCGGCGTCGTCGCGAAGCTCAGCGTCGAGGAGGTCATGCAGGACCGCCAGAAGCTCGGCGACGAGATCGCCGAGGGGATCAAGGGCGACCTGCTCGCGCAGGGCCTCGTCCTCGACTCGTTCGCCATCCAGGGCGTCACCGACCGCAACGGCTACATCGAGGCGCTCGGCGCTCAGGAGATCGAGCGCGTCCGGCGCGAGGCCGACGTCGCCCGGATCAACGCCGCGCGCGAGGTCAAGGCCCGTCAGCTCGCCACCGACGAGGCGAACCTGATCGAGCAGACCGCCTACGACAAGAACACCGCCGCCGCGAAGTCCGAGGTCGGCCGAGCCAACGCCGAGGCCGAGCAGGCCGAGAACCTCGCCCGCGCCGAGCGCGAGCAGGCCGTCCTCGTCCAGCGTGCCGAGAACCGGCAGGCCGAGCTCGACGCCGACGTCAAGCGCGTCGCCGACGCCGAGAAGTACCGTCGCCAGACCGAGGCCGACGCCGACGCCTACGGCCGCGAGAAGAAGGCCTCGACCGATCGTCAGGTCGCGCAGCAGGTGTCCGACGCCGAGGCCTACGCCGTCCAGCGTCAGGCCGAGGCACGCCAGGCCTCGGCCGCTGCTGAGGCGGCCGCCCTCAGTGCCCGCGCTGAGGCCGAGGCCCACGCCCTGCGGGCCAAGGCCGGCGCCGAGGCCGAGGCCCTGCGCGCGAACGCCACCGCCGAGGCGGAGGCCATCCGCGCCAAGGGAGAGGCGAGCGCGGCTGCGATCCAGGCCGAGGCGGAGGCGCTCCGCGAGAACCAGGAGGCGATCCTGGGCCGCGAGCTGATCGGCCAGCTCCCCTCCCTGATGGCGGAGTTCGCGAAGGGCTACCAGAACGTCGGCACCGTCACCCTGATCGGAGGCGACACCGCCGGCACCCACATCGCCCGCGAGCAGGCGGCGAGCCTCGCCGCCACGTTCGACAGCGTCAAGTCGGCGACCGGTGTCGACCTCGGCGCGATCCTGCAGGGCCAGGCCTTCGGCCGCGGCGTGGCGTCGACCTCCGGAGCGTCGGAGCCCGCCGACCCGACCGTCATCCCCTCGACGAGCTGA
- a CDS encoding DUF4190 domain-containing protein, giving the protein MFAGLAGWHLVIIAVIVSPVLIAAIGIPIAVAQGRARRDAGLVTNPRLNPLSIAAFVSAFLIGIVGVVLGHVARSQIRRSGEAGWGFATFALFLGYWATAVTLLGVVSVVGAALWQS; this is encoded by the coding sequence ATGTTCGCAGGACTCGCAGGCTGGCACCTCGTCATCATCGCCGTCATCGTCTCGCCCGTGCTCATCGCGGCGATCGGCATCCCGATCGCCGTCGCGCAGGGCCGGGCCCGACGCGACGCCGGCCTCGTGACGAATCCGCGCCTCAATCCGCTCTCGATCGCCGCTTTCGTCTCCGCGTTCCTGATCGGCATCGTGGGTGTGGTCCTCGGCCATGTGGCCCGGTCGCAGATCCGCAGGAGCGGGGAAGCGGGCTGGGGCTTCGCCACGTTCGCGCTGTTCCTCGGCTACTGGGCTACAGCGGTCACCCTGCTCGGCGTGGTGTCGGTCGTCGGCGCGGCGCTCTGGCAGAGCTGA
- a CDS encoding GNAT family N-acetyltransferase yields the protein MTVSLSPLSASALAAWMQAQRAEYITDRIRSGDDEAAATRNADASYEKYFPGGAPAPGHDVLVILDRERPVGTIWLGPHPSDLDGVFWVWDVQVDAAERGRGVGRAAMLLAEEHVAARGGSALALNVFGFNTAARGLYESLGYETTAVQMRKELG from the coding sequence GTGACCGTCTCGCTCTCGCCCCTGTCCGCCTCCGCTCTCGCCGCCTGGATGCAGGCTCAGCGCGCGGAGTACATCACCGACCGGATCCGCTCCGGTGACGACGAGGCGGCGGCGACCCGCAACGCGGACGCCTCGTACGAGAAGTACTTCCCGGGCGGAGCCCCGGCCCCGGGGCACGACGTGCTGGTGATCCTCGACCGGGAACGACCTGTTGGCACGATCTGGCTCGGCCCGCACCCCAGCGACCTGGACGGCGTCTTCTGGGTGTGGGATGTGCAGGTCGACGCCGCCGAGCGCGGCCGCGGCGTGGGCCGGGCGGCGATGCTGCTGGCGGAGGAGCACGTCGCGGCCCGCGGTGGCAGCGCGCTCGCGCTGAACGTCTTCGGCTTCAACACGGCGGCTCGAGGGCTGTACGAGTCGCTCGGCTACGAGACGACGGCGGTGCAGATGCGCAAGGAGCTCGGCTGA
- a CDS encoding APC family permease encodes MTETTNTAAAAPSKGGGSLKKVITGPLLFAFIVGDTLGAGIYTLVGTMANDVGGVIWLPLLIALVIALLTAGTYAELITKYPHAGGAARYVDRAFGKPYLSFLVGFLMMASGITTAASLANAFAGDYLGALLDVPPAPTAIVFILLLTLINLRGVKESLTANLVASVIEVSGLVIVIVCAAVFFGGGNGDPSRIFEFNPDVAPLQGAFAASIVAFFSFLGFEAAANMAEEVRNPSKVYPRALFAALFTAAVVYLLIALGAVIVLPIDELGESTGPLLDVVAASGVAVPPWLFGLIALVAIANGALLFMVMASRVGFGLASSGLLPTAFGYVLPQRRTPWVSIVAVGVATAVLSLVGDVGTLAETTVLLLLLVFISANVSVLVLKKDKVDHAHFSVPRVVPVLAIIASIVLLTQQTGPVWLGALAYAVVGTVLFLATRFGKKAHADRS; translated from the coding sequence ATGACCGAAACGACGAACACCGCTGCGGCCGCTCCCTCGAAGGGCGGTGGATCGCTCAAGAAGGTCATCACCGGCCCGCTCCTCTTCGCCTTCATCGTCGGCGACACCCTCGGCGCCGGCATCTACACGCTCGTCGGCACGATGGCGAACGATGTCGGAGGCGTCATCTGGCTGCCCCTGCTCATCGCCCTCGTCATCGCGCTGCTCACGGCGGGCACCTACGCCGAGCTGATCACGAAGTACCCGCACGCGGGCGGCGCGGCCCGCTACGTCGACCGTGCGTTCGGCAAGCCGTACCTGTCGTTCCTCGTCGGCTTCCTGATGATGGCGTCGGGCATCACGACCGCCGCCTCGCTCGCGAACGCGTTCGCCGGCGACTACCTGGGGGCGCTGCTCGATGTACCGCCCGCTCCGACCGCCATCGTCTTCATCCTGCTGCTGACGCTGATCAACCTGCGCGGCGTGAAGGAGTCGCTCACCGCGAACCTCGTCGCCTCGGTCATCGAGGTCAGCGGTCTCGTCATCGTGATCGTCTGCGCCGCGGTCTTCTTCGGCGGCGGCAACGGCGACCCCTCGCGCATCTTCGAGTTCAACCCCGATGTGGCACCGCTGCAGGGCGCCTTCGCCGCCTCCATCGTCGCCTTCTTCTCGTTCCTCGGCTTCGAAGCCGCGGCCAACATGGCGGAGGAGGTGCGCAACCCGTCCAAGGTCTACCCGCGCGCGCTCTTCGCGGCCCTGTTCACGGCCGCCGTGGTCTACCTCCTGATCGCCCTCGGCGCCGTCATCGTGCTGCCGATCGACGAGCTCGGGGAGTCGACCGGGCCCCTGCTCGACGTGGTCGCGGCCAGCGGAGTGGCGGTGCCGCCGTGGCTGTTCGGCCTGATCGCGCTGGTCGCGATCGCGAACGGAGCGCTGCTGTTCATGGTGATGGCGAGCCGCGTCGGGTTCGGGCTGGCCTCCTCCGGCCTGCTGCCGACCGCCTTCGGCTACGTGCTGCCCCAGCGCCGCACCCCGTGGGTGTCGATCGTCGCAGTCGGCGTCGCGACCGCCGTCCTCAGCCTCGTCGGCGACGTGGGAACGCTCGCCGAGACCACCGTGCTGCTGCTCCTGCTGGTCTTCATCTCGGCGAACGTCTCGGTGCTGGTGCTGAAGAAGGACAAGGTCGACCACGCTCACTTCTCGGTGCCGCGGGTGGTGCCGGTCCTGGCGATCATCGCGAGCATCGTGCTGCTGACCCAGCAGACCGGCCCGGTCTGGCTCGGCGCGCTCGCGTACGCGGTGGTCGGCACCGTGCTGTTCCTCGCGACCCGCTTCGGCAAGAAGGCGCACGCCGACCGCTCGTAG